One genomic segment of Rhizobium sp. 11515TR includes these proteins:
- a CDS encoding LysE family translocator — translation MISLGVLTTYILVVFGLMVIPGPATLLTLARAVSGGKRVGLATGVGIAAGDLFHTMMATFGLSALLATSALAFEIVKYAGVIYLIYLGFKAFVEKSGSIDLPTAQAITPMRAFRQGFFTEILNPKTALFFLAFLPQFIHPESGSVIGQFALLGAIFVILSIGVTSLLAVGAGSIGGWLRRNRTIGRWQGKVIGTIYMALGLRLALQQQ, via the coding sequence ATGATCAGCCTCGGTGTTTTGACGACTTATATATTGGTGGTATTTGGCCTGATGGTCATTCCAGGGCCTGCCACGTTGCTCACGCTCGCCAGGGCGGTCAGTGGCGGCAAGCGCGTGGGATTGGCTACCGGCGTTGGAATCGCCGCCGGCGATCTCTTCCATACGATGATGGCGACCTTCGGATTGTCGGCATTGCTGGCCACATCCGCGCTGGCCTTCGAGATCGTCAAATATGCCGGTGTCATCTATCTGATCTATTTGGGTTTCAAGGCTTTTGTCGAGAAAAGCGGTAGCATCGACCTGCCGACTGCTCAGGCTATTACTCCCATGCGCGCGTTTCGGCAGGGTTTCTTCACCGAAATCCTCAACCCGAAGACAGCGCTTTTCTTCCTGGCCTTCCTACCGCAGTTCATCCATCCGGAAAGCGGGTCCGTCATCGGGCAATTCGCGCTGCTGGGAGCGATCTTCGTCATCCTCAGCATCGGCGTGACCTCGCTTCTGGCGGTCGGTGCCGGCTCGATCGGTGGTTGGCTGCGCCGCAACCGCACCATCGGCCGATGGCAGGGAAAGGTCATAGGCACGATCTATATGGCATTAGGCCTGAGGCTCGCGCTGCAGCAGCAGTGA
- a CDS encoding MarR family winged helix-turn-helix transcriptional regulator, whose protein sequence is MTEDIVRAMGFLCLGSRFRRIGERLQADTQQIMEELDVSLQSAQYPFLAAIDRAGPLTIGELAQAVGITQPGATRTVSQLLELGYVDMQASTEDQRRRLISLTSRGQELVDYSKKFVWPRIEQAVRELCGDLSGPILQQLAAIEDGLAEAPLRRRGTFGKEKQ, encoded by the coding sequence TTGACTGAAGATATTGTGAGGGCGATGGGGTTTCTCTGTCTTGGCAGCCGGTTTCGCCGGATCGGCGAGCGTCTGCAGGCCGACACACAGCAGATCATGGAGGAGCTGGACGTCTCTTTGCAGTCTGCCCAGTATCCGTTTCTCGCAGCCATCGATCGTGCCGGGCCGCTAACGATCGGCGAGCTTGCCCAGGCCGTCGGCATCACTCAGCCGGGTGCGACGCGCACCGTCTCGCAGCTTCTGGAATTGGGCTATGTCGACATGCAGGCCTCGACCGAAGACCAGCGTCGTCGTCTGATCTCTCTGACTTCCAGGGGACAGGAGCTCGTCGACTATTCGAAAAAATTCGTCTGGCCGCGCATCGAGCAGGCGGTCCGTGAGCTCTGCGGCGACCTTTCCGGGCCGATATTGCAACAACTGGCCGCAATCGAGGACGGCTTGGCCGAAGCTCCGCTCAGGCGGCGCGGCACCTTCGGCAAGGAGAAGCAATGA
- a CDS encoding WecB/TagA/CpsF family glycosyltransferase, giving the protein MKPADAPEHGAAIHAQDYPSTLPSVLIGGLPITVVNRRNAASFMIDVARRRRRDSRPYYFTSANGEVVARVHADANIAKLFQQADQILADGQPLVMASRLLCRVQLPERVATTDLFHDVAELAEREGISFYLLGATETANREAVAAVQTRYPGLRIVGHCHGYLAGEALERKLDEINTLAPDILWIGLGVPREQIFVHDFAARLANVGIIKTSGGLFDHLAERTKRAPIWIQRAGFEWFWRMLMEPRRLFWRYLTTNPYAIYAILRYSK; this is encoded by the coding sequence ATGAAGCCGGCAGACGCGCCCGAACATGGAGCCGCCATTCATGCTCAAGACTATCCATCTACGCTTCCAAGCGTGTTGATCGGCGGGTTGCCCATCACTGTCGTCAATCGACGCAATGCTGCTTCCTTCATGATCGATGTTGCGCGGAGACGCCGCCGCGACAGCCGGCCCTATTATTTTACGTCGGCCAATGGCGAGGTCGTCGCACGCGTCCATGCCGATGCCAATATCGCCAAACTCTTTCAGCAGGCGGATCAGATCCTGGCCGACGGCCAGCCCTTGGTGATGGCCTCACGCTTGCTCTGCAGGGTGCAGCTTCCCGAGCGCGTGGCGACAACGGATCTCTTTCACGATGTCGCCGAACTGGCTGAAAGGGAAGGCATAAGCTTCTATCTCCTGGGGGCGACCGAGACGGCAAACCGTGAAGCGGTCGCCGCCGTGCAAACCCGCTATCCCGGCTTGCGCATCGTGGGCCATTGCCACGGCTACCTTGCCGGAGAAGCCTTGGAGCGGAAGCTTGACGAGATCAACACACTCGCCCCCGACATATTGTGGATCGGCCTTGGCGTGCCGCGCGAGCAGATCTTCGTCCACGATTTTGCCGCGCGACTTGCCAATGTCGGCATCATCAAGACATCGGGCGGGCTCTTCGACCATCTGGCGGAGAGAACGAAGAGGGCGCCCATCTGGATCCAGAGAGCCGGTTTCGAATGGTTCTGGCGGATGCTGATGGAACCTCGCCGCCTGTTCTGGCGCTACCTGACGACCAACCCCTACGCCATCTATGCGATCCTGAGGTATTCGAAATGA